Genomic window (Rhizobium sp. NLR16a):
TTGCGTGAACCGAGCGCAGCGCGAGCTCTGTCTTTCAGGCTGTCAGCAACGGTCAGCAGCGGTTCACTCATCGGTCCATTCACACTTTGTTTGCAAACCGTATCGACAAATGCAGGTGGAGCGTCAAGTCGCGGACAAGGGAATCATGGCTTGAATAGCGCTTCTTGCACTTGCGAATACGCTTCTTATAACAGAAGCAGAGCATGAAGGAGTTGCCGGATGCCGACCCTGTTCCGTTTCCTGTTCTTCTGCGCGATCCTCGCCGGGACGGTTTACGGAGCGATGTGGGCGCTCGTGACCTTCGTCGAGCCGCAGCAGCGCGACGTGACGATCCGTATTCCCTCCGAGCGGGTCAACCCGCCGGCGACGGGCACGATCAACACGACAGGGAAGTGAGTGAGATGATGGATCTAAGCCGCGTCCACGTGGAATCCTTCCTGGAAATGATGAGCGCCGAACGTGGCGCTGCCGCCAACACCCTGCAATCCTACCAGCGCGACCTCGACGATGTCAGCGCTTTCCTGAATGGCCGCAGCATAAGGTTGACCGAAGCCGCCTCGACCGACCTGGCCGCCTATCTCGCCTCGCTGGCGCGCCAGGGCTTCAAGCCTTCCTCGCAGGCACGCCGGCTTGCCGCCATGCGGCAATTCTACAAGTTCCTCTATGCCGAGGGCCTGCGGACCGACGACCCCACCGGTGTTCTCGACGCGCCGAAGAAGGGGCGTCCGCTGCCGAAGACGATGGGGGTCGAGGAGGTCGGCCGCCTGCTGTCCCAAGCGCAGGCCGAGGCCGACGATCCGGCCCCCGGCCAGTTGCAGCGCCTGCGCATGCTGGCGCTGCTGGAGCTGCTCTATGCCACCGGCATGCGCGTCAGCGAACTCGTCTCGCTTCCCGCCCGCGTGCTCGACCAGGAGGGCCGCTTCCTGATGATCCGCGGCAAGGGCAACAAGGAGCGGCTGGTGCCGCTGTCGCATTCGGCGATCGCAGCCCTGAAGTCGTATGGGCGCCTGCTGGCGGCCGAAACCGCCGCGGCGAAGGAGCCGCTGGAAAGCGCCTGGCTGTTTCCCGCCGCCTCCAAGGAGGGATATCTGCCGCGCCAGGTCTTCGCACGCGACCTCAAGAACCTGGCGATCCGCGCCGGCCTGACGCCGTCGCTGATCTCGCCGCACGTCATGCGCCACGCCTTTGCCAGCCACCTGCTTGCCAACGGAGCCGATCTGCGTGTCGTGCAGGAACTCCTCGGCCATTCGGACATTTCGACCACACAGATCTACACACATGTCCTCGAAGAGCGGCTGCAGCAGCTCGTCCAGACGCATCACCCCCTTGCCAAACAGGCGAAAAAGCACGAATAGGACCGGCGACAAGGGGCGGAGCCAGGAAAACGCCCCGCGGCACAAGGAACGGAAACGCACCTCATGCACAATTATCTCGACTTCGAAAAGCCGATCTCCGACCTCGAAGGCAAGATCATCGAGCTGAAGAAGCTCGCAACGGAAGACGAGAGCATCGACACCACCGATGAAATCGGAAGGCTGGAGGTTCGCGTCCGCGAGGCGATCGTCGAAATCTATTCCAAGCTCAATGCCTGGCAGAAGACGCAGGTCGCCCGCCACCCGCAGCGCCCGCATTTTATCGATTACGCCAAGACGCTGTTTCAGGAATTCACCCCGCTTGCCGGCGACCGCAAGTTTTCCGAGGACGCCGCCATCCAGGCGGGCCTCGCCCGCTTTCGCGGCCAGCCCGTCGCCGTCATCGGCCAGGAAAAGGGCAACGACACCAAGACGCGCCTGAAGCACAATTTCGGCAGCCCACGCCCTGAAGGCTACCGCAAGGCGATCCGCATTCTTGAAATGGCCGACCGTTTCGGCCTGCCTGTGATTTCGCTGGTGGATACGGCCGGCGCCTATCCCGGTGTCGGCGCCGAGGAGCGCGGCCAGGCCGAGGCGATCGCCCGTTCGACGGAAATGTGTCTCGGCGTCAAGGTTCCCCTCGTTTCCGTCGTCATCGGCGAGGGCGGCTCGGGCGGCGCGATCGCGATTGCCACCGGCAACAGGGTCTATATGCTCGAGCATTCGATCTACAGCGTCATTTCGCCGGAAGGGGCGGCCTCCATCCTCTGGCGCGATTCCACCCGCGCCCGAGAAGCGGCCACCAACATGAAGATCACCGCCGAAGACCTGAAATCGCTCGGCGTCATCGACGGCATCATTTCCGAGCCGCTCGGCGGCGCCCATCGCGACCCCGACAGCGTCATCGCCGCAACCGGCGACGTGATTGCCAATGCGCTCGGCGAAATGGCATCGCGTTCCGGCGAACAGCTGCGCAATGAGCGGCGTCAGAAATTCCTCAATATGGGGCGCAACCTCTAAGGCAAGTTGCGCTTTTCAGCGATTGGGGCCAAATCTTGGCCACATTGATATTATCTGTAACATTCGCGCTTGCGGGGATGTTCGAGGCACGTCATAGGCTGGTAAGGTTTTATAAAGTATAAGCCGCCTATGATTCCTTCCAATGCCCGAACTCCATAGGCGGACCGGGTCGCACTATCTTTATGGGCTAGTTTGGATGCGCATACGTCATTTTGCCTATGTTTCCCTCATGGCGCTGGCTCTCACCGGCTGCAATGACGCGTTGGAAACCGCGCAGGTCGATCTCTCCAAGGTCAAGAACAAGGTCGAGCAGCCGCTTCCTCCCCATATCCTCAACGCCATGGCCGCCAAGGGCATGGACCGCAATTCGCCCATCATGATCCGCATCTTCAAGGAAGAAGGTGCAATGGAGATCTGGAAAGCGAAGACCGACAACCGTTTCGACAAGATCGCCGATTATAAGATCTGCGCCTGGTCCGGCCGCCTCGGTCCGAAGGTCAAGACCGGCGACCGGCAGGCGCCGGAAGGCTTCTACGAGCTGACACGCGCCAACCTGAACCCGAATTCCAAATATTATCTGGCGATCAACACCGGCTTCCCGAACCGCTACGACGCGGTGAACGGCCGCACCGGCTCCGATCTGATGATCCATGGCGCCTGCTCGTCCTCGGGCTGCTATTCGATGACCGACCAGCAGGTGCTGGAGATCTACGCCTTTGCCCGCGACGCTTTCAAGGGCGGCCAGTCGACGGTGCAGCTGCAGGCGTTTCCGTTCCGCATGACGGCGGAAAACATGGTCAAGCATCGTCTCGACCCGAACAATGACTTCTGGAAGATGCTGAAGGTCGGCTACGACAATTTCGAAGTGACGAAGCGCCCGCCCGAGGTCAATGTCTGCGAGAAGAAATACGTCTTCAACCAGCAGGCAACCGATGGCGGGGCCTTCAATGCCGCCGGCAAATGCCCTGCCATGTCGACGCCGCCGGCACTGACAGCAGCCCTTGCCTCCTACGGCAAGACCTATGACGCCGAATATGCCAAGGCGATGAGCAAATATGACGGCATGGCCTGGTACGACCCGTCCGAAGCCGAGCGCAAAGCCGTGGTCGCCAAGACGCGCAAGGGCCGAGAACTGGCTTATGCCCCGACTGGCACCTCGCTCGAAGCCGGCCGCATGGTCAAGGTCGCCGAACTCGAAGAGCTGATGGCCAAGCGCACGACGCAGAGCCTCACCGCCAACTCCGCGGCCGGCGCCACACCCGCAACGCCGGCCCAGCCGCAGGCAACGAGCGTCGCCGCCGCGACACCTGCGGTCGTGCCGGTGCCGATGCAAAATCCGCTCGCTTATGCCGCGCCCGCGCCCGAACCGCAGGAGACGGCAGAAGCCGCGGCAAAGAAGCCGTTCTGGAAATTCTGGGCGCGGAACTGAACGGCTTGAACCCCGTTCTCTATGATCTTCGCGGCCTGAAATGCCCATTGCCCGTGATGAAGACACGCAAGAAGCTTGCCGCCCTGGCAAGCGGCACGCTCATCCTCGTCGACACCAGCGATCCGCTGGCGGTGATCGACATGCCGCATTTCTGCAATGAGGACGGCCACGACCTGATCGAGACGGAAAAGACTGAGAGCGGTCATCGCTTCCTGATCCGCAAGCGGTAAAACATGTCGCCAGCGCATCGGCCTGAGAATCGGACGCGATAGGAACGACGCGGCGCGCTATTAGATTCGCAAACCCGGAATGGCGAGTGGATTGTCGGACAGCGCCTGACGATCCGGTGTGTCGATCCGCGGCTTGCCGAGGAAGGCGTCAAAGAGATCCTTCACGAAGGCCTCAGACAGGTCCTTGGTGATCAGCACCATACGGGTGCGCCGGTCTTGCGGATCCGGCCACGCCGGCAGCCGCACCGGCGGGTGGAAGATACTCTGGACGCCGTGCAGCACCAACGGCCGTTCCGGCCGGTCGGAGACGGAGACGATCGCCTTCATCCGCAGCAGCTTTTCGCCATGAGCCGAGCGCAAGAGATCGACGAACATTTCGAGCGCCATTGGATCGATCGGCTTCTCTTCGACGATGGAGAAAGACCGGATAGAAGCATCGTGACGATTGACGTCGTGCGGATCCTGACCCGCATGGCCGTGATCATGGCGGCGGCCATGGTGGTGGTGACGGTGATCGCCATCGTGAGCCTGACCGTGGCCGTGAGCGTGGTGATGCGCCTCATGCGCATCCTCATCCCGCAGCCAGCGGCCGACATCGGCGATCTTCGTCGCCGGATCATAGAGCCCGTTCACCAACACGGCGGCGCTGCCGGCCTCGGCGCCGTCGGCATCCATCATCGCCGCGCGCGGATTGAGCGTCCGCAAGCGCTGTTCCAGCTCCGCCGTTGCGCCGGCCATCGATGTCTTCGAGACGATCAGCCGGTCTGCGACGGCCGCCTGCTTGCGTGCTTCCTCGTGATTGTCGAGCGTCTGCAGTCCGTTGACCGCATCGACGACCGTCACGACGCCGTCGAGTTCGAAATTTGTGGCAATGACCGGATTGCCCATGATCGCCTGCATGACGGGCGCCGGATCGGCAAGGCCAGTCGTTTCGATGACGACGCGCTTCACCGGCTTGACGCGGCCCGTCTGCACGGCGTCCATCAGGTTCGCCAGTGTATCGACAAGCTCGCCGCGCACGGTGCAGCAGAGACAGCCATCGGACAATTCGATGATCGAATCGCCGGAACTTTCGACCAGCAGATGGTCGATGCCGACATCACCGAACTCATTGATGATGACAGCCGCATCCTTCATGTCGGGGTCTTTGAGGATACGGTTCAGCAGCGTCGATTTGCCGGCGCCGAGAAAGCCGGTCAAAATGGTGACCGGAATCCTGTCGTTGAACGCGCTCATATCTGCCTTACCTTGGAAGCCATCTTGTCTTAGAACGCGGTCGGGCGCGGCAGCGGCACCGGCACGTTGGCGATGCCGCCAGCCGTATCGCCGGTCGCCACCTTTTCCGGCTGCTGCGGCGGCTGCGGGTCCTGCCCCGGAATGAGCCCGGCGAAGACGAATTGCGGGTCGTGGTCCATTTCCAGAATATAGGGCGAGTGCACCTTCATGCGGCCGACCTCGTCGCGCGTTTCGCTGCGTATCTTGGCGCCCTTGGCGCTGCAGATATCGGCGGTGATGTCGGTCACTTGGTCTTGTCCCGGCCCGTAGGGCTTCAACGAACCGAGCGTGTCGCTGCCGGGAAACTGCGTCGTAAAGCCCTTCTGCAACAGGTTCGCCGTCGCATCGGCACGCGCCGCGAGACTGTCCGTGCCGAGCACGACGGAAACAAGCGTGCGGCCGTTGCGCGTCGCCGAACCAATCTGGTTGAAGCCCGAGGCGCAGATGAAACCGGTCTTCATGCCGTCGGCGCCAGCGAAACGGCCGATCAGCATGTTGAGGTTCGGGACGTTCTGCTGGCCGGTGGTGAATCCTTCAAGCGCGAAATAGCTGGCATATTGCGGAAACTCGCGGCGCAGCGCCACCGTCAGCACCGCAAGGTCGCGCGCCGTGGTGTACTGGCCTTTGCCGGGCAGACCGTTCGGATTGACGAAGTGCGAATCCGTCATGCCGAGCTTCAGTGCCTCGCCGTTCATCCGGGTCACGAAACCTTCCTGCGTACCGCCAATGGCTTCTGCGACCGCAACCGCAATGTCGTTGGCTGACTTCACCATCAGGATCTTCAAGGCACTGTCGAGCGTCAGCTTCTGGCCCGGCTTGAAATACATCTTGGCGGCCGGTTGGGCGGCGGCGCGTTTGCTCATGACGATGGGCGTATCGAGGCTGATTTGACCGGCGCGGATCGCATCGAAGACGGTATAGACGGTCATCAGCTTGGTGAGCGAGGCCGGATACCACTTGCGGAAGGCTTCTTCGTGTTCGAGTACGCGGCCTGTCTGCACGTCGACGAGAATATGCGGATTGGCCTGAACGAGCGAAACCGAGGCGACAAAAGCGGCAGTCGCGGCAATCATGAAACGAAACGGCCGCATGGCGGCAAACAAACGGAAGTGGCTCGTCGACACGGTTCGTCCTTCAGATGTCCGGAAAATCTCGCAACCTTCATCTATCTAGCCTATATGGCTATGACATGGCAAAGGTCATTGACGAAGTATTTGCATGGGCCTCACGCCCTTTTGAAGCGACGAGTGATTGTCGGGATTTGATAACAGGAACGCCAATATGCCGATTTTGAACAGAGCCGCGGAATTGCAGGACGAAGTCGCCGAATGGCGCCGCCATATCCACGCCCGGCCCGAGCTTCTTTTCGCAGTGGAAAACACGGCCGCTTTCGTCGCTGAAAAACTCAAGGAATTCGGGGTCGACGATATCGTCACCGGCATCGGCCGCACCGGGGTCGTCGGCCTGATCAAAGGCAACGGCGCAGGCCGCCGCACGATCGGCCTGCGCGCCGACATGGATGCCCTGCCGCTTACCGAAGTCACCGGCAAGCCCTGGGCCTCGAAGACACCCGGCAAGATGCATGCCTGCGGCCATGACGGCCATACCGCCATGTTGCTCGGCGCCGCGAAATATCTCGCCGAAACCCGCAATTTCAACGGCAATGTCGCCGTCATCTTCCAGCCCGCCGAAGAAGGCGGCGGCGGCGGCAATCTGATGGTCAAGGATGGCATGATGGAGCGCTTCGAAATCGAAGAGGTCTACGGCATGCACAACCTGCCGGGCCTGCCTGTGGGACAGTTTGCGATCCGCAAGGGCGCCATCATGGCGGCGACCGACGAATTCACCGTCACCATCAAGGGCCGCGGCGGCCACGCCGCCCAGCCGCACCGGACGATCGACCCGATCGCCATCGCCGCCCAGATCGTCGCCAACCTGCAGATGATCGCCTCGCGCACCGCCGATCCGATCAGCTCGGTCGTCGTCTCGGTGACCAAGTTCAATGCCGGTTTTGCCCATAACGTCATCCCCAATGACGCGACCTTCGCCGGCACAGTCCGCACGCTGGACGCCGACATGCGCACACTTGCCGAAACGCGCTTCCGGCAGATTATCGAAGGCCTGGTCGCAGCCCATGGCGCCGAGGCCGAGATCAGCTTCAATCGCAAC
Coding sequences:
- a CDS encoding murein L,D-transpeptidase family protein; the protein is MRIRHFAYVSLMALALTGCNDALETAQVDLSKVKNKVEQPLPPHILNAMAAKGMDRNSPIMIRIFKEEGAMEIWKAKTDNRFDKIADYKICAWSGRLGPKVKTGDRQAPEGFYELTRANLNPNSKYYLAINTGFPNRYDAVNGRTGSDLMIHGACSSSGCYSMTDQQVLEIYAFARDAFKGGQSTVQLQAFPFRMTAENMVKHRLDPNNDFWKMLKVGYDNFEVTKRPPEVNVCEKKYVFNQQATDGGAFNAAGKCPAMSTPPALTAALASYGKTYDAEYAKAMSKYDGMAWYDPSEAERKAVVAKTRKGRELAYAPTGTSLEAGRMVKVAELEELMAKRTTQSLTANSAAGATPATPAQPQATSVAAATPAVVPVPMQNPLAYAAPAPEPQETAEAAAKKPFWKFWARN
- a CDS encoding sulfurtransferase TusA family protein, with product MNPVLYDLRGLKCPLPVMKTRKKLAALASGTLILVDTSDPLAVIDMPHFCNEDGHDLIETEKTESGHRFLIRKR
- a CDS encoding D-alanyl-D-alanine carboxypeptidase family protein translates to MSTSHFRLFAAMRPFRFMIAATAAFVASVSLVQANPHILVDVQTGRVLEHEEAFRKWYPASLTKLMTVYTVFDAIRAGQISLDTPIVMSKRAAAQPAAKMYFKPGQKLTLDSALKILMVKSANDIAVAVAEAIGGTQEGFVTRMNGEALKLGMTDSHFVNPNGLPGKGQYTTARDLAVLTVALRREFPQYASYFALEGFTTGQQNVPNLNMLIGRFAGADGMKTGFICASGFNQIGSATRNGRTLVSVVLGTDSLAARADATANLLQKGFTTQFPGSDTLGSLKPYGPGQDQVTDITADICSAKGAKIRSETRDEVGRMKVHSPYILEMDHDPQFVFAGLIPGQDPQPPQQPEKVATGDTAGGIANVPVPLPRPTAF
- a CDS encoding M20 aminoacylase family protein codes for the protein MPILNRAAELQDEVAEWRRHIHARPELLFAVENTAAFVAEKLKEFGVDDIVTGIGRTGVVGLIKGNGAGRRTIGLRADMDALPLTEVTGKPWASKTPGKMHACGHDGHTAMLLGAAKYLAETRNFNGNVAVIFQPAEEGGGGGNLMVKDGMMERFEIEEVYGMHNLPGLPVGQFAIRKGAIMAATDEFTVTIKGRGGHAAQPHRTIDPIAIAAQIVANLQMIASRTADPISSVVVSVTKFNAGFAHNVIPNDATFAGTVRTLDADMRTLAETRFRQIIEGLVAAHGAEAEISFNRNYPVTINHPDETEHAVAIASAIAGEANVNAEIDPMMGGEDFSYMLNARPGAFIFIGNGDSAGLHNPAYDFNDEAIAHGISYWVRLAEQRLGL
- a CDS encoding acetyl-CoA carboxylase carboxyltransferase subunit alpha; protein product: MHNYLDFEKPISDLEGKIIELKKLATEDESIDTTDEIGRLEVRVREAIVEIYSKLNAWQKTQVARHPQRPHFIDYAKTLFQEFTPLAGDRKFSEDAAIQAGLARFRGQPVAVIGQEKGNDTKTRLKHNFGSPRPEGYRKAIRILEMADRFGLPVISLVDTAGAYPGVGAEERGQAEAIARSTEMCLGVKVPLVSVVIGEGGSGGAIAIATGNRVYMLEHSIYSVISPEGAASILWRDSTRAREAATNMKITAEDLKSLGVIDGIISEPLGGAHRDPDSVIAATGDVIANALGEMASRSGEQLRNERRQKFLNMGRNL
- the xerD gene encoding site-specific tyrosine recombinase XerD yields the protein MMDLSRVHVESFLEMMSAERGAAANTLQSYQRDLDDVSAFLNGRSIRLTEAASTDLAAYLASLARQGFKPSSQARRLAAMRQFYKFLYAEGLRTDDPTGVLDAPKKGRPLPKTMGVEEVGRLLSQAQAEADDPAPGQLQRLRMLALLELLYATGMRVSELVSLPARVLDQEGRFLMIRGKGNKERLVPLSHSAIAALKSYGRLLAAETAAAKEPLESAWLFPAASKEGYLPRQVFARDLKNLAIRAGLTPSLISPHVMRHAFASHLLANGADLRVVQELLGHSDISTTQIYTHVLEERLQQLVQTHHPLAKQAKKHE
- a CDS encoding GTP-binding protein; this encodes MSAFNDRIPVTILTGFLGAGKSTLLNRILKDPDMKDAAVIINEFGDVGIDHLLVESSGDSIIELSDGCLCCTVRGELVDTLANLMDAVQTGRVKPVKRVVIETTGLADPAPVMQAIMGNPVIATNFELDGVVTVVDAVNGLQTLDNHEEARKQAAVADRLIVSKTSMAGATAELEQRLRTLNPRAAMMDADGAEAGSAAVLVNGLYDPATKIADVGRWLRDEDAHEAHHHAHGHGQAHDGDHRHHHHGRRHDHGHAGQDPHDVNRHDASIRSFSIVEEKPIDPMALEMFVDLLRSAHGEKLLRMKAIVSVSDRPERPLVLHGVQSIFHPPVRLPAWPDPQDRRTRMVLITKDLSEAFVKDLFDAFLGKPRIDTPDRQALSDNPLAIPGLRI